The following are encoded in a window of Flavobacteriales bacterium genomic DNA:
- the mtgA gene encoding monofunctional biosynthetic peptidoglycan transglycosylase, whose amino-acid sequence MFKGLLRWLRVLWAIAVWVVVISVSWVLLLGAFDAPLTWLMAEQAKEQGRLHRIVVPLGAMARSLPLAVIASEDQRFMTHDGFAWEAIQKAREEHLRGRRLRGASTISQQTAKNVFLWPDRSWLRKGMEVWFTVLIETLWTKERILEVYLNVAELGRGVFGAEAAAQHCFNRPAAKLTREQSALMATILPAPRRYDCRKPGPYLSGRQQWVLRQMRNVGDVLDPEVLERRRDKIEREKKAVRKGGAK is encoded by the coding sequence ATGTTCAAGGGGCTTTTGCGATGGCTCAGGGTGCTGTGGGCCATTGCCGTTTGGGTTGTTGTCATTTCGGTGAGTTGGGTGCTCCTCCTGGGTGCCTTTGATGCTCCATTGACCTGGCTCATGGCCGAGCAGGCCAAGGAGCAGGGGCGGCTTCACCGCATAGTGGTGCCTTTGGGAGCCATGGCACGCAGCCTGCCATTGGCTGTCATCGCATCAGAGGACCAGCGGTTCATGACGCATGATGGGTTCGCCTGGGAGGCCATTCAAAAAGCACGCGAAGAGCATCTCCGAGGTCGTCGTCTTCGGGGTGCCAGCACCATCAGCCAACAGACAGCGAAGAATGTCTTCCTCTGGCCCGATCGAAGTTGGCTCCGCAAAGGCATGGAAGTGTGGTTCACCGTGCTGATAGAGACATTATGGACCAAGGAGCGGATCTTGGAGGTGTATCTCAACGTGGCAGAACTCGGCAGGGGTGTTTTCGGGGCGGAAGCGGCCGCCCAACATTGTTTCAACCGTCCGGCGGCCAAGCTCACAAGGGAGCAATCGGCGCTTATGGCGACCATACTCCCTGCTCCGCGCCGCTACGACTGCCGCAAACCGGGACCCTATTTGTCCGGGCGTCAGCAATGGGTATTGCGGCAGATGCGCAATGTCGGGGACGTGTTGGACCCTGAAGTCCTCGAACGGCGGCGGGATAAGATTGAGCGTGAGAAGAAAGCGGTCAGGAAAGGTGGCGCGAAGTGA
- a CDS encoding succinylglutamate desuccinylase/aspartoacylase family protein yields the protein MEGTEETSDSCTLVRILGTSVRPGERHVLDLQVARLYTRTSVEIPVVVQRGLEEGPVLLLLAGVHGDEVNGIDTVRRILGDLKERPLRRGTLVAIPVLNVFGFLAMKRELPDGRDLNRFFPGSRGGSLAARLAHALVTEVLPPVDVTIDLHSGAAQRFNHPHLRYTADDAASFAMAQVFDPPILLRASVREKSIREHLNKRGRTYLLFEGGMAGSLDEDVVREAHRGVTRVMEHLGLWDGPSDNPRGAVHRNASKWLRAPVSGLFHPMAEGGSRVEKGMVLGLITDPYGDLVKQVHATFAGHVLCVNTAPVVNQGDALFHLCFDR from the coding sequence ATGGAAGGGACGGAGGAAACCAGCGACAGCTGCACCCTGGTGCGCATCCTGGGCACCAGTGTGCGGCCCGGCGAACGCCATGTGCTGGACCTGCAGGTGGCTCGCCTGTACACACGCACCAGCGTGGAGATACCCGTGGTGGTGCAGCGCGGTCTGGAGGAAGGTCCCGTGTTGTTGTTGCTGGCCGGCGTGCATGGCGATGAGGTCAATGGCATCGACACCGTGCGGCGTATCCTGGGCGACCTGAAGGAACGACCACTGCGCCGTGGGACACTCGTGGCCATTCCCGTACTGAACGTCTTCGGTTTCCTGGCCATGAAACGCGAACTGCCCGACGGCCGCGACCTGAACCGCTTCTTCCCGGGATCGCGCGGCGGATCGCTCGCTGCAAGACTCGCCCACGCCCTGGTGACCGAAGTGCTGCCCCCGGTGGATGTCACGATCGACCTGCACAGTGGCGCGGCGCAGCGTTTCAATCATCCACACCTGCGCTACACCGCCGACGATGCGGCCTCCTTCGCCATGGCCCAGGTCTTCGATCCGCCCATCCTGCTGCGGGCATCGGTCCGCGAAAAGTCCATCCGCGAGCACCTCAACAAGCGCGGCCGCACCTACCTGCTCTTCGAGGGCGGCATGGCCGGCAGCCTGGACGAGGATGTGGTGCGCGAAGCTCATCGGGGCGTCACACGGGTGATGGAACATCTCGGGCTTTGGGATGGCCCTTCGGACAACCCGCGTGGCGCCGTGCACCGCAACGCCTCCAAATGGCTGCGCGCGCCTGTCTCGGGCCTGTTCCACCCCATGGCCGAAGGCGGCTCGCGCGTGGAAAAAGGCATGGTGCTGGGCCTGATCACCGACCCCTATGGCGATCTGGTGAAACAGGTGCATGCCACCTTCGCGGGGCATGTGCTCTGTGTGAACACCGCTCCCGTGGTGAACCAGGGCGATGCCCTCTTCCACCTCTGTTTCGACCGTTGA
- the purL gene encoding phosphoribosylformylglycinamidine synthase subunit PurL yields the protein MSTKTLNPDTAPAGVDTAKKLGLLPEEYDRIQEILGRQPNFTELSIYSAMWSEHCSYKNSIKQLKTLPRSGPKLLAEAGQENAGLVDIGDGWACAFKIESHNHPSAIEPYQGAATGVGGINRDIFTMGARPIAQLNSLRFGDISTEARSRWHMRGVVKGIGDYGNAFGVPVLGGEVYFDPCYTTNPLVNAMSVGIVRTDRVISATSHGQGNPVFIVGSSTGKDGIHGASFASKDITETSMDDLPAVQVGDPFMEKLLLEASLELSLTDAIIGMQDMGAAGITCSTSEMSAKGEAGMEIHLDRVPTRQEGMRAWEILLSESQERMLVVVKKGREAEVKAIFDKWDLNCMEIGTVTEGGQVRFYMHGELVADVPADSLVLGGGAPVYTREEKEPAYIKENRKFSTDDVPVPDDLRAVAYDLLASPNIASKRWVYEQYDTMVRTNNMSTNAPSDAGLVLLKEGGGTKGLAVTVDCNGRYVHADPYMGAMIAVSEAARNIACTGGEPCGVTNCLNFGNPYDPEVYWQFAQAIKGMGDACRAFETPVTGGNVSFYNHTVTEKRNIPVFPTPTIGMVGIVPDVARRMSLDFKAKGDLIFMLGKAVEDIACSEYLVRHHKIDRSPAPYFDIDEEKRLHTMLLMLIRKGLINAAHDVSDGGLWTTLVEMGLPRGLGFDIVTDSEIREDAFLFGEGQGRAVVAVDHEMENDFLDLLQASRVPFVLLGHVTKGKLVIDDVPYGFIEDARKVFEEAIPNILREP from the coding sequence ATGTCCACCAAGACCCTCAACCCTGACACCGCCCCTGCCGGAGTCGATACCGCCAAGAAACTGGGCCTGCTGCCCGAGGAGTATGACAGGATCCAGGAGATCCTGGGCCGCCAGCCCAACTTCACCGAGCTGAGTATCTACAGCGCCATGTGGAGCGAGCACTGCTCCTACAAGAACTCCATCAAGCAACTTAAGACCCTTCCGCGGAGCGGCCCCAAACTGCTGGCCGAGGCCGGTCAGGAGAACGCCGGGCTGGTGGACATCGGCGACGGTTGGGCGTGCGCTTTCAAGATAGAAAGCCACAACCACCCCAGCGCCATCGAGCCTTACCAAGGCGCGGCCACCGGCGTAGGAGGGATCAACCGGGACATCTTCACCATGGGCGCACGACCCATCGCGCAGCTCAACAGCTTGCGCTTCGGTGACATCAGCACCGAGGCCCGCAGCCGCTGGCACATGCGTGGCGTCGTGAAAGGCATCGGCGACTACGGCAATGCCTTCGGGGTGCCTGTGCTCGGTGGCGAGGTCTACTTCGATCCCTGTTACACCACCAACCCGCTGGTGAACGCCATGAGCGTGGGGATCGTGCGCACGGATCGTGTGATCAGCGCCACCAGCCACGGCCAAGGGAACCCCGTCTTCATCGTGGGCAGCAGCACCGGCAAGGACGGCATCCACGGCGCCAGCTTCGCCAGCAAGGACATCACCGAGACCAGCATGGACGACCTGCCCGCCGTGCAGGTGGGCGACCCCTTCATGGAGAAGCTGCTGCTGGAAGCATCGCTGGAATTGTCGCTCACCGATGCCATCATCGGCATGCAGGACATGGGCGCGGCGGGCATCACCTGCAGCACAAGCGAGATGAGCGCGAAGGGCGAGGCCGGCATGGAAATCCACCTGGACCGTGTGCCCACGCGGCAGGAGGGCATGCGCGCATGGGAGATCCTGCTGAGCGAAAGTCAGGAGCGCATGTTGGTGGTGGTGAAGAAGGGAAGGGAGGCCGAAGTGAAGGCCATATTCGACAAGTGGGACCTGAACTGCATGGAGATCGGCACCGTCACGGAGGGTGGCCAGGTGCGCTTCTACATGCACGGTGAACTGGTGGCGGATGTGCCCGCCGATAGCCTTGTGCTCGGCGGCGGTGCACCGGTGTATACGCGCGAAGAGAAGGAACCGGCCTACATCAAGGAGAACAGGAAGTTCAGTACGGATGATGTGCCGGTGCCGGATGACCTGCGTGCGGTCGCCTACGACCTGCTGGCCAGCCCGAACATCGCCAGCAAACGCTGGGTGTACGAACAGTACGATACCATGGTGCGCACCAACAACATGAGCACCAATGCCCCCAGCGACGCGGGCCTGGTGTTGCTGAAGGAAGGTGGCGGCACCAAGGGCCTGGCGGTGACCGTGGACTGCAATGGCCGATATGTGCATGCGGACCCTTACATGGGCGCCATGATCGCGGTGAGCGAAGCCGCGCGCAACATCGCCTGCACGGGTGGCGAGCCTTGTGGCGTGACCAACTGCCTCAACTTCGGCAACCCTTACGACCCCGAGGTCTACTGGCAGTTCGCACAGGCCATCAAGGGTATGGGCGATGCCTGCCGCGCGTTCGAAACACCGGTCACCGGCGGCAACGTCAGCTTCTACAACCACACGGTCACCGAGAAGAGGAACATCCCGGTCTTCCCCACGCCCACGATCGGCATGGTGGGGATCGTGCCCGATGTGGCCAGACGCATGAGCCTCGACTTCAAGGCCAAAGGCGATCTGATCTTCATGCTGGGCAAGGCCGTGGAGGACATCGCCTGTAGCGAGTACCTGGTGCGGCATCACAAGATCGACCGCTCGCCTGCGCCGTATTTCGACATCGACGAGGAGAAGCGCCTGCATACCATGCTGCTGATGCTCATCCGCAAGGGCTTGATCAACGCCGCCCATGACGTGAGCGACGGCGGCCTGTGGACGACACTGGTGGAGATGGGCCTGCCGCGTGGCCTCGGATTCGACATTGTGACCGACAGCGAGATCCGTGAGGACGCCTTCCTCTTCGGCGAAGGTCAGGGCCGCGCCGTAGTGGCGGTGGACCACGAGATGGAGAACGACTTCCTGGACCTGCTACAGGCCAGCCGCGTGCCCTTCGTGCTGTTGGGCCACGTCACCAAGGGCAAGCTGGTGATCGATGATGTGCCCTACGGTTTCATCGAGGATGCACGCAAGGTCTTCGAGGAGGCCATCCCGAACATCCTGCGCGAACCATAG
- a CDS encoding DinB family protein — MNTRDLIDALQNELRRQLEHCALLREMPLERLHLRPAPKRWSAMEVLRHMVISSGHYHARLERLYADENNGLRFRTNYLPGRWGDFSVKAMEPKPDGRIGWRMKTMGMFEPRHVATTGWLALDDFEALCRGSIGLLERARTRGLEGEKVTSTLGPVLQFKAGDAFRFPVAHQRRHWLQLERTLHEVGAGSLHTLPTHEDRVDPGFP, encoded by the coding sequence ATGAACACCCGAGATCTGATCGACGCGTTGCAGAACGAGTTGCGCCGCCAGCTGGAGCACTGCGCCTTGTTGCGCGAAATGCCCTTGGAGCGTTTGCATCTGCGTCCCGCACCCAAGCGCTGGAGTGCGATGGAGGTATTGCGTCACATGGTGATCAGCAGCGGCCACTACCATGCCCGCCTGGAACGACTTTACGCTGACGAGAACAATGGCCTGCGCTTTCGCACGAACTACCTGCCCGGTCGCTGGGGGGACTTCAGTGTAAAGGCCATGGAACCGAAGCCGGACGGCCGAATCGGCTGGCGCATGAAGACCATGGGTATGTTCGAACCACGCCATGTGGCCACCACCGGCTGGCTGGCGTTGGACGACTTTGAAGCACTATGCCGTGGATCCATCGGCCTGCTCGAACGTGCCCGCACCCGGGGACTGGAGGGGGAGAAGGTCACCAGCACCCTGGGGCCTGTCCTTCAATTCAAGGCCGGCGATGCCTTCCGTTTTCCGGTCGCGCACCAGCGGCGGCACTGGCTGCAACTGGAGCGTACGCTCCATGAAGTCGGGGCCGGATCACTTCACACGCTCCCCACCCACGAAGACCGCGTTGATCCGGGCTTTCCATAG
- a CDS encoding sigma-70 family RNA polymerase sigma factor, producing the protein MEHAGIIARILQGDAHAYGELVRKYQHMVFTVCHRVLRNDQDAEEATQDSFVKAYQHLAGFGGNAKFSTWLYSIAYRTAISHGRRRKETGALEDLPHHPASDGGNEGHRTELRRVLDDALARLVPEDASILSFFYLEELSVEEIVTVTGLGASNVKVKLHRARKKLLEVLEKELGAEARELLLDHA; encoded by the coding sequence ATGGAACACGCCGGCATCATAGCGCGGATCCTGCAAGGGGATGCCCATGCCTATGGTGAACTCGTGCGGAAATACCAGCACATGGTGTTCACCGTGTGCCACCGAGTGCTGCGCAATGACCAGGATGCCGAGGAGGCCACTCAGGACAGCTTCGTGAAGGCCTACCAGCATCTGGCCGGCTTCGGAGGCAACGCGAAGTTCAGCACCTGGCTGTACAGTATCGCCTATCGCACGGCCATCAGCCACGGACGGAGGCGGAAGGAGACCGGCGCCTTGGAGGACCTCCCGCACCACCCTGCTTCGGATGGCGGGAACGAAGGCCACAGGACCGAACTGCGGCGGGTGCTCGATGACGCCCTGGCCCGGCTCGTGCCAGAGGACGCCTCGATCCTCAGCTTCTTCTACTTGGAAGAGCTGAGCGTGGAGGAGATCGTAACCGTCACCGGACTTGGGGCGTCTAATGTGAAAGTGAAGCTGCACCGCGCCCGCAAGAAGCTGCTGGAAGTGCTGGAGAAGGAACTGGGCGCCGAAGCACGCGAGCTACTTTTGGACCATGCGTGA
- a CDS encoding amidohydrolase, translated as MKPLTLLLLLMLTACYQSETADLVVHNAVIHTLDEAGSTHQAMAVRDGRIVELGPERQILNKYRAKENYDAQGRSVYPGFIDGHCHFLGYGLNKQKIDLQGAKNWEEVLDRTLAFAKTHPDTTWILGRGWDENFWNDRSLPTNTKLNTLFPDRPVLLQRVDGHAAVVNQAAMDAVGFDPSAAIEGGLMVKRDGRPTGLLVDNAVAVFQQIIDQADEATKRRSLLEAQSDCFDLGLTMVVDAGLDPKTIELIQRMQEEGALKIRVYAMVTDDPGFLKHFAERGPILTDRLFVRSIKVYSDGALGSRGALLKEDYHDMPGHRGLQLAARDHFKEVAEWCKRHDFQMNTHCIGDSANQLLLDVYGEVLGGTNDRRWRIEHAQVVGPEDRPKFAAYNIIPSVQPTHATSDGPWAGDRLGPERVAHAYAYEELRRAMGMVALGTDFPVEPIDPLQTFRSAVLRQAPDGWPQGGYQKENALSRLDALRGMTIWNAIATFTENDLGSLGVGKRADLTIVDRDLLKTDDDGLWKARINAVFVGGERVK; from the coding sequence ATGAAACCCCTCACTCTTCTCCTGCTGCTGATGCTGACCGCATGCTACCAGTCCGAGACCGCCGACCTGGTGGTCCACAACGCCGTGATCCACACCCTGGATGAGGCGGGTTCCACCCACCAGGCCATGGCCGTACGCGATGGCCGCATCGTGGAACTGGGGCCCGAGCGGCAGATCCTGAACAAGTACCGCGCGAAGGAGAATTATGACGCGCAGGGTCGGTCGGTCTATCCCGGTTTCATCGATGGGCACTGCCATTTTTTGGGCTACGGCCTGAACAAGCAGAAGATCGACCTGCAGGGCGCGAAGAACTGGGAGGAGGTCCTGGACCGCACCTTGGCTTTCGCGAAAACCCACCCGGACACGACCTGGATCCTGGGCCGGGGATGGGACGAGAACTTCTGGAACGATCGAAGCCTGCCGACGAACACCAAGCTCAATACGCTCTTCCCGGACCGGCCGGTGCTGCTGCAGCGCGTGGACGGCCACGCCGCCGTGGTGAACCAGGCGGCCATGGATGCGGTGGGCTTCGATCCGAGTGCCGCGATCGAAGGCGGCTTGATGGTGAAGCGTGATGGCCGGCCCACCGGTCTGCTGGTGGACAATGCCGTGGCCGTGTTCCAACAGATCATCGATCAGGCGGATGAGGCCACCAAACGCCGGTCCCTGCTGGAAGCGCAAAGCGATTGCTTCGATCTGGGCCTGACGATGGTGGTGGACGCCGGACTCGATCCGAAGACCATCGAGCTGATACAGCGCATGCAGGAAGAGGGTGCATTGAAGATCCGCGTCTATGCCATGGTCACGGATGACCCCGGCTTTCTGAAGCACTTCGCCGAACGCGGCCCGATCCTCACCGACCGCCTCTTCGTGCGCAGCATCAAGGTCTACTCCGATGGCGCGCTCGGTTCGCGCGGCGCCCTGCTCAAGGAGGACTACCACGACATGCCCGGCCACCGTGGTCTGCAACTGGCTGCACGCGATCATTTCAAGGAGGTGGCCGAATGGTGCAAGCGGCACGATTTCCAGATGAACACGCATTGCATCGGCGACAGCGCCAATCAACTGCTGTTGGATGTGTATGGCGAGGTGCTCGGTGGCACCAACGACAGGCGCTGGCGCATTGAGCACGCCCAAGTGGTAGGTCCGGAGGACCGGCCCAAGTTCGCCGCTTACAACATCATCCCCAGCGTACAGCCCACGCATGCCACCAGCGATGGGCCCTGGGCCGGCGACAGGCTGGGGCCGGAGCGCGTCGCCCACGCTTATGCATACGAGGAACTCCGCCGCGCCATGGGTATGGTGGCGCTCGGCACCGACTTTCCCGTGGAGCCGATCGACCCCTTGCAGACCTTCCGTAGCGCGGTGTTGCGGCAAGCGCCCGACGGCTGGCCCCAAGGCGGCTACCAGAAGGAGAACGCCCTCTCCCGCCTGGATGCGCTGCGCGGCATGACCATCTGGAACGCCATCGCCACCTTCACGGAGAATGATCTGGGCAGCTTGGGGGTGGGCAAACGCGCCGACCTCACCATTGTGGACCGCGACCTGCTCAAGACCGACGACGACGGACTATGGAAAGCCCGGATCAACGCGGTCTTCGTGGGTGGGGAGCGTGTGAAGTGA
- a CDS encoding Crp/Fnr family transcriptional regulator, producing MDLVRRTIERYVKLTDAEWAEVAPCWKEHHFPKGAFVSEAGRIEKRFYIVVEGVQRLYFAHDGNEHCLGFSYGHSWSGDYDAFLSQRPGRFHVQAVTDSVLTGIDRQDLQRLYDRIPAMDRWGRLILEEVVQGRATREIEQFTLSAEERYRRLVQRSPHLLQLVAQKDIASYLRMTPETFSRLRAKVL from the coding sequence ATGGACCTGGTGCGACGCACGATAGAGCGATATGTGAAGCTCACCGACGCCGAATGGGCCGAGGTGGCGCCTTGTTGGAAGGAGCACCATTTTCCCAAAGGAGCCTTCGTATCCGAAGCCGGGCGTATCGAGAAGCGATTCTACATCGTGGTGGAAGGTGTGCAGCGGCTCTACTTCGCCCACGATGGCAACGAGCATTGTCTGGGCTTCTCTTACGGGCACAGTTGGAGCGGCGATTACGATGCCTTCCTTTCCCAGCGGCCGGGGCGCTTCCATGTGCAGGCGGTCACGGACAGCGTGTTGACCGGCATCGATCGCCAGGATCTGCAGCGCCTCTATGACCGCATACCGGCCATGGACCGATGGGGCCGGTTGATCCTGGAAGAGGTGGTGCAGGGACGTGCCACACGCGAGATCGAGCAGTTCACGCTCAGCGCTGAGGAACGCTACCGCCGGCTTGTGCAGCGCAGCCCACATCTGTTGCAGCTGGTGGCCCAGAAGGACATCGCCTCCTACCTGCGCATGACGCCCGAGACCTTCAGCCGGCTGCGGGCGAAGGTGCTGTGA